In a genomic window of Gemmatimonadaceae bacterium:
- a CDS encoding triacylglycerol lipase yields the protein MKPQALSHITLFCAFLFGAGCTDGITAPEDLCGVTRTASSIPLTHDPVLFVHGYGENPDFFCPMIDRFRTDGWAERELYAYNYSFVLSHAGNADEIRQQVDKILAETQAAKVDIIAHSAGSVSSRYYLKNFAGTAKVDAWVSLAGPNHGTDTALNCNFTPCLEIRIGSRFLADLNAGDETPGLVRYATWWSPCDETINPDTSVPLAGATNNQSACIAHGQFLTDGVIYQQVRDFVD from the coding sequence ATGAAACCTCAGGCACTTTCCCACATCACACTTTTTTGCGCGTTTCTGTTCGGGGCGGGCTGCACCGACGGGATTACCGCGCCCGAAGATCTGTGCGGTGTCACCCGCACAGCCTCGAGCATTCCCCTCACGCACGATCCTGTTCTATTCGTGCACGGCTACGGCGAGAACCCCGACTTCTTCTGCCCGATGATCGACCGGTTCCGGACTGATGGCTGGGCCGAGCGAGAGCTTTACGCCTACAACTACAGCTTCGTCCTCTCGCACGCCGGCAATGCCGACGAGATCAGGCAACAGGTCGACAAGATTCTCGCCGAGACACAAGCCGCCAAGGTGGATATCATCGCCCACTCTGCGGGGAGCGTGTCGTCGCGGTACTACCTGAAGAATTTTGCCGGCACCGCAAAGGTGGACGCGTGGGTCTCCCTGGCCGGACCCAACCACGGCACCGATACGGCGCTGAACTGCAACTTCACGCCGTGCCTCGAGATTCGCATCGGCTCGCGGTTCCTCGCCGACCTGAACGCGGGAGACGAAACGCCAGGTCTCGTGCGCTACGCAACCTGGTGGTCGCCGTGCGACGAGACGATCAACCCGGACACGAGCGTCCCGCTCGCCGGTGCGACGAACAATCAGTCAGCCTGCATAGCGCATGGGCAGTTCCTGACTGATGGAGTGATTTATCAGCAGGTCCGGGATTTCGTGGACTGA
- a CDS encoding lysophospholipid acyltransferase family protein, with protein sequence MTGWPPLEVAVTAAGQYNPRMHVPELHPNVPARGNAFSRSLGRTALLASGWRFEGTLPPLPKFVVIVAPHTSNWDFFVGVGALFSLGIRISFLGKDSIFRGPVGPMMRWLGGIAVDRSVSRDRVAEMIDVFRSRDQLVVGITPEGTRKKVADWRTGFYHVAKGADVPIVPVAFDYSRKTIVFFPPFKPTADAKADIEFLKGLFRPEMAQRPEKFWVTAEG encoded by the coding sequence GTGACCGGATGGCCGCCTCTCGAGGTGGCCGTTACCGCCGCGGGACAGTACAATCCGCGAATGCACGTGCCGGAGCTCCATCCGAATGTCCCCGCGCGCGGGAACGCCTTTTCGCGGTCGCTCGGACGGACCGCTCTCTTGGCTTCAGGGTGGCGGTTCGAGGGAACGTTGCCGCCTCTGCCGAAATTCGTAGTGATCGTGGCGCCGCATACCTCGAACTGGGACTTCTTCGTGGGGGTCGGCGCCCTCTTCTCGCTCGGAATCAGAATCTCCTTCCTCGGTAAGGATTCAATTTTCCGGGGACCGGTCGGGCCGATGATGCGCTGGCTCGGGGGAATCGCGGTAGACCGTTCTGTCAGCCGCGACAGAGTCGCCGAGATGATCGACGTATTCCGGAGCCGCGACCAGCTGGTTGTGGGGATCACGCCGGAGGGGACGCGAAAAAAAGTGGCGGATTGGAGGACCGGATTCTACCACGTCGCGAAAGGTGCGGACGTTCCGATAGTCCCAGTTGCGTTCGACTATTCGCGAAAGACGATTGTCTTTTTTCCTCCCTTCAAGCCGACAGCAGACGCCAAAGCCGACATCGAGTTCCTGAAGGGTCTCTTCCGGCCGGAAATGGCGCAGCGTCCCGAGAAGTTCTGGGTCACCGCCGAAGGGTGA
- a CDS encoding surface-adhesin E family protein: MKRLSSLAAIAAIALTGIAPVAGAQASWPIIYSQNGVKVALDTAGAKRNSDGSYITRTRWDYSSPRRLESKRPYTQMTEVALVRCTPVRIKRLTESFYAENGAVVKEGSMPDPSHVQYMSWDRPKLRSDGARAFANVCSTLAKRTRARR; this comes from the coding sequence ATGAAGCGTTTGTCCTCTCTGGCGGCGATCGCCGCAATTGCACTGACGGGAATCGCGCCGGTTGCCGGTGCGCAGGCCTCATGGCCAATCATTTACAGCCAGAACGGCGTGAAGGTGGCCCTCGATACCGCCGGCGCAAAGCGGAACTCGGACGGATCGTATATCACACGCACCCGCTGGGATTATTCGTCACCGCGCAGGCTCGAGAGCAAGCGGCCCTACACGCAGATGACGGAGGTGGCACTCGTCAGGTGTACGCCTGTGCGGATCAAGCGGCTGACCGAGTCGTTTTATGCCGAGAACGGCGCAGTGGTGAAGGAAGGGTCGATGCCTGATCCCAGCCATGTTCAGTACATGTCGTGGGACCGTCCAAAGCTGCGATCGGACGGGGCGCGCGCATTCGCCAACGTCTGCTCGACGCTCGCCAAACGCACGCGAGCCCGACGGTAG
- a CDS encoding ATP-binding protein, with protein MEERLRVLVVDDDDVDRMAVRRSLKASGIDAEITEAEDAATALERIRSASYDCALFDFRMPGSDGLELLRQIRADGVGTPVIMLTGFGDEQTAVDLMKAGAADYLPKNSLTPERLGQSVRSVVRVREAEVEAGRAENQLRTYATQLRSLAEAAIAINSTLAADAMLQVATESARRILNTRRAETRLTEETLTSGAMRGISPEQAAAIWHASEPEEKITSWTDVTREMRTVDLEALSDSVLDDGALLRNDPDESYLSAPLVGRNGRTLGVIQLWGKKDGKFSEGDEAILTQLAQMCSVALENARLYKAAQDATRARDDLVAIVSHDLRNPIHTINMAASFLLDVAPADDRRVTSRRQLEVIRRSANRANRLISDLLDVARIQAGGLAVEPVPVDAASLVQEAMEAAAPLATGKKLTIEREVPENLPAVCSDRDRVLQVFGNLIGNAIKFTPEGGRITIRAESETLAVRFSVRDTGPGIPPEHAAHVFDRYWQAKSTAKLGTGLGLSIAKGIVEAHSGRIWVESEPGQGASFFFTLPAAPSTGADLA; from the coding sequence ATGGAAGAGCGGCTCAGGGTTCTCGTAGTTGACGATGACGACGTAGACCGCATGGCGGTACGCCGCTCGCTAAAGGCCTCCGGAATCGACGCCGAGATCACGGAAGCCGAAGACGCGGCGACGGCGCTCGAGCGGATCCGCTCGGCGAGCTACGACTGCGCGCTTTTCGATTTCCGGATGCCCGGATCGGATGGATTGGAGCTGCTCCGTCAGATTCGGGCCGACGGCGTTGGAACTCCCGTCATCATGCTCACAGGGTTTGGTGACGAGCAGACAGCCGTGGACCTAATGAAGGCCGGTGCCGCCGATTACCTCCCCAAGAATTCGCTGACACCCGAGCGGCTGGGGCAAAGCGTTCGGTCGGTAGTGCGCGTGCGCGAAGCCGAAGTCGAAGCGGGAAGGGCAGAAAACCAGCTGCGGACATATGCAACGCAGTTGAGATCGCTCGCCGAGGCTGCGATTGCGATCAACTCGACGCTTGCCGCCGACGCCATGCTCCAGGTCGCGACCGAGAGTGCGCGTCGCATTCTGAATACCCGGCGCGCGGAAACAAGGCTGACCGAGGAGACTCTGACGTCGGGTGCGATGCGCGGTATATCTCCGGAGCAGGCGGCCGCCATCTGGCACGCTTCGGAACCGGAAGAGAAGATCACCTCGTGGACGGATGTCACCCGCGAGATGCGAACGGTGGACCTGGAAGCGCTGTCGGATTCAGTGCTGGACGATGGCGCACTCCTGCGAAACGACCCCGATGAGAGCTATCTGTCGGCGCCGCTGGTAGGCCGAAACGGCCGCACGCTCGGTGTGATTCAGCTGTGGGGAAAGAAAGACGGAAAGTTCAGTGAAGGCGACGAGGCGATTCTGACGCAGCTGGCACAGATGTGCTCGGTTGCACTGGAGAATGCCAGGCTGTACAAGGCAGCGCAGGACGCCACGCGGGCGAGAGACGATCTCGTTGCGATCGTGTCTCACGATCTCAGAAATCCCATTCACACGATCAACATGGCTGCTTCGTTTCTGCTGGATGTGGCTCCAGCCGACGACCGGCGTGTGACATCTCGCCGTCAGCTGGAAGTGATACGCCGGTCCGCGAATCGGGCAAATCGCCTGATAAGCGACCTGCTGGATGTTGCGCGGATTCAGGCGGGTGGGCTTGCCGTCGAGCCTGTTCCCGTCGACGCCGCGTCGCTCGTGCAGGAAGCGATGGAAGCCGCCGCTCCTCTGGCAACCGGCAAGAAGCTCACGATCGAGAGGGAGGTGCCGGAGAATCTGCCGGCCGTCTGCTCCGATCGCGATCGCGTGCTGCAGGTGTTCGGCAATCTCATCGGCAATGCGATCAAGTTCACTCCGGAGGGTGGACGGATAACGATACGCGCGGAAAGCGAAACGCTGGCCGTCAGGTTTTCCGTCCGCGACACCGGGCCGGGAATTCCGCCTGAGCACGCCGCGCATGTCTTCGACAGGTACTGGCAGGCGAAATCGACGGCGAAGCTTGGAACCGGACTCGGCTTATCGATTGCAAAAGGGATTGTCGAAGCGCACAGCGGCCGCATCTGGGTGGAGAGCGAGCCCGGGCAGGGTGCCTCGTTCTTCTTTACGCTGCCGGCCGCGCCGTCAACTGGCGCGGATTTGGCATAG
- a CDS encoding PAS domain S-box protein: MSDSFVSSLRAKIAAGLVTALLVLLVGGASYYAVGRSTRAAGLVSRTDSVLIEREMLLSALKDGETGARGYVLTGDTAFLEPFNTAAAKVAKSLQGLRALTADNPRQQERLDTLESVGREAMQLDSQIVRFRRTGGYETARLLIGTGQSKQVMDHAASILDQMEREERSLLRSRTEAQRESRIVALTVIAVGSAIAFLLSLLINRGIRRDVIAQEGQKALIEKQARQLKKQAAELERQLKESRTLASQLSMTNDNLQAASFATSEARARAEEALRHASEAEREQARLAKQNAALLESTDQGFYGMDKRGNCTFINPAGARLLGYEPAELIGRQMHEAVHYKHADGSPYPLAECQIYNALKTGSQARVADEVMWAKDGRPIPVEYSTSPLMEAGDLRGSVVAFTDISERIEAERALRENEQRKDAVLRSTLDSIIAMDAEDRITEFNRAAEEAFGYKREEVIGKRLEEIIIPSRYREAHRKGLKRYLETGEARVIGKRLELPALRRDGTEFLAELSITVAHIEGVPTFTGVVRDITELKKAELEREQLIKALAKSNEELDQFAYVASHDLKAPLRGIANLSQWMEEDLGGSLAGEGKAHMELLRGRVNRMEALIDGILQYSRAGRMRVKPETVDINALVHDVIELIAPPERVRINVLDGMPTIETERVPLQQVFINLIGNAIKHAGADTPTIDVTWADKGAFLQFSVQDNGRGIAPQYHDRIFAIFQTLEARDKIEGTGIGLSVVKKIVEAQKGRVWVESDVGKGATFRFLWPKEPKIGE; encoded by the coding sequence GTGAGCGACAGCTTCGTTTCTTCACTCCGCGCCAAGATTGCCGCCGGGCTCGTGACGGCGCTCCTCGTTCTGCTCGTTGGGGGAGCTTCGTATTACGCAGTCGGCCGGTCGACTCGTGCTGCCGGGCTCGTCTCCCGCACTGACTCGGTGCTCATAGAAAGAGAAATGCTTCTCTCCGCCCTCAAGGATGGTGAAACAGGGGCGCGAGGGTATGTCCTCACGGGAGACACCGCGTTTCTCGAGCCCTTCAACACCGCGGCAGCGAAGGTGGCGAAATCGCTGCAGGGACTTCGGGCACTGACCGCCGACAATCCACGCCAGCAGGAACGGCTCGATACCCTGGAGAGCGTTGGAAGGGAGGCCATGCAGCTGGATTCCCAGATCGTCCGCTTTCGCCGGACCGGTGGCTACGAGACGGCGCGCCTGCTGATTGGGACCGGACAATCCAAGCAGGTGATGGATCATGCGGCGTCGATACTCGACCAGATGGAGCGCGAAGAACGCTCGCTCCTGCGGAGCCGAACAGAGGCGCAGCGGGAGAGCAGAATCGTCGCTCTGACGGTTATCGCGGTTGGAAGCGCGATCGCGTTCCTTCTGTCGCTGCTCATCAACCGTGGGATACGGCGGGATGTCATCGCACAGGAAGGCCAGAAGGCGCTCATCGAGAAGCAGGCACGCCAGCTGAAGAAGCAGGCAGCTGAGCTCGAGCGGCAGCTGAAGGAATCGCGGACGCTCGCCAGCCAGCTCTCCATGACCAACGACAACCTCCAGGCGGCGAGCTTCGCCACAAGCGAAGCTCGAGCCCGAGCGGAGGAAGCGCTTCGTCACGCCAGCGAGGCGGAGAGGGAACAGGCGCGCCTCGCCAAGCAGAACGCGGCACTCCTCGAGTCTACCGACCAGGGATTCTACGGGATGGACAAGCGCGGCAATTGCACGTTCATCAACCCCGCGGGCGCGAGATTGCTTGGCTACGAGCCGGCGGAGCTGATCGGCAGGCAGATGCACGAGGCCGTCCATTACAAGCACGCCGACGGCTCACCATATCCACTGGCCGAGTGCCAGATATACAATGCGCTCAAGACCGGCTCTCAGGCGCGCGTAGCGGATGAAGTCATGTGGGCGAAGGACGGGCGGCCGATCCCAGTCGAGTATTCCACATCCCCGCTGATGGAAGCGGGCGACCTTCGCGGCTCGGTAGTCGCCTTCACCGATATCTCCGAGCGAATCGAAGCCGAGCGGGCGCTCCGCGAGAATGAGCAGCGCAAGGACGCGGTGCTGAGATCCACTCTCGACTCGATCATCGCGATGGATGCCGAGGATCGCATCACGGAGTTCAACCGTGCGGCCGAAGAGGCATTCGGCTACAAGCGGGAGGAGGTCATTGGCAAGCGCCTCGAGGAAATCATTATCCCTTCGCGCTATCGCGAAGCTCACCGGAAGGGCCTGAAGCGCTATCTGGAGACGGGAGAGGCCCGGGTGATCGGCAAACGCCTCGAGCTGCCCGCTCTGCGCCGCGACGGAACCGAGTTTCTTGCCGAGCTGTCGATCACTGTCGCGCACATCGAGGGCGTCCCGACTTTCACCGGCGTAGTGCGCGACATCACCGAGCTCAAGAAGGCGGAGCTGGAAAGGGAGCAGCTGATCAAGGCGCTGGCAAAGAGCAACGAGGAGCTCGACCAGTTCGCCTATGTCGCATCGCACGATCTGAAGGCGCCGCTCCGCGGCATCGCCAACCTGTCACAGTGGATGGAAGAGGATCTCGGCGGATCCTTGGCGGGCGAAGGGAAGGCTCACATGGAGCTCCTTCGCGGAAGAGTCAACCGGATGGAGGCGCTGATCGATGGCATCCTGCAGTACTCGCGCGCGGGGAGGATGCGCGTCAAACCCGAGACGGTCGATATCAATGCGCTGGTGCACGATGTGATCGAGCTGATCGCGCCGCCGGAGCGCGTAAGGATCAACGTGCTGGACGGAATGCCGACCATCGAGACCGAGCGCGTCCCGCTCCAGCAGGTTTTCATCAACCTCATCGGCAACGCGATCAAGCATGCGGGCGCCGACACGCCGACCATCGACGTGACCTGGGCGGACAAGGGCGCGTTCCTGCAGTTCTCGGTTCAGGACAATGGCCGCGGGATCGCCCCTCAGTATCACGACCGCATATTCGCGATATTCCAGACCCTTGAAGCACGTGACAAGATCGAGGGGACAGGGATCGGGTTGTCGGTCGTCAAGAAGATCGTGGAAGCCCAGAAGGGACGCGTGTGGGTAGAATCCGATGTGGGGAAAGGCGCGACCTTCCGGTTCCTGTGGCCAAAAGAGCCGAAGATCGGAGAATGA
- a CDS encoding response regulator: MPERSLNILLVEDDEVDVMNVERAFERNKLQNSLFVAGNGLEALELLRGQKIPKERRLVLLDLNMPKMNGIEFLEALRADPELASTPVVVLTTSNDEQDKSDAYHLNVAGYMLKPVTFSSFCERMATFDKYWTLVEMP; this comes from the coding sequence ATGCCGGAGCGATCATTGAACATTCTGCTCGTTGAAGATGATGAAGTCGATGTGATGAACGTCGAGCGCGCTTTCGAGCGCAACAAGCTGCAGAATTCGCTGTTCGTCGCGGGAAACGGCCTCGAGGCGCTCGAGCTGCTCCGAGGCCAGAAAATCCCGAAGGAGCGGCGGCTGGTTCTGCTCGACCTCAACATGCCGAAGATGAACGGCATCGAGTTTCTGGAAGCCCTGCGTGCGGATCCTGAGCTGGCCAGCACGCCCGTCGTCGTTCTCACCACGTCGAACGATGAGCAGGACAAGTCGGACGCCTACCATCTAAACGTCGCCGGCTACATGCTGAAGCCGGTGACCTTCAGCAGCTTCTGCGAGCGGATGGCGACGTTCGACAAGTACTGGACGCTGGTGGAGATGCCGTAG